The DNA sequence TGGGTATAAAAACAGTCCCATCGTTGGATGGCTGTTTTGATGCATccgtgtatatatgtatgaaatTAGATTAATTTTCAGGAAAAAAGTCTTGAGTTATCACTTTTATTATGTTTGGGTCCACTCTCGTATTCTTTATTAAGCTGAGTTCATAATTCAATCCAGGCTTCAGCAGAAACCACGGTGGGAAGCCAGGCAGAGCAGAAGGATAATCTGGGTTACATTTGTAACGACCGTGTTGATCAGTTAATCCCTGTATATTCAATCAAAAGGATAATTTGAGTCCAGTCACACATGATACATTCCATACGATCATTAAAAATCTCAGTGACTGCATGGCCTTTGTTCTTGGTTTTCATTTTTAAGAACCATTTCAAAGATACCTGTTCAAAGGTGAAGGGACTGCTCCTCAACACTCAACTTGAAGCTCTGAGACTGGAGTTGTAGCATAGGTCCCAGTGCATATTCTCAAAGCTTAAGACTTAATTCGATCTCGCTTATTAAGATGACATTCAGCTGCCGACATATACACCtgggagccgtaatcaagtctggacaagataagGGTCTTGTACAGCAAAAACTTAGTTGACTTATCAGCACCCCACTTCGGTTTTGaaaaaacactttcataaatTGATGGTCTTGTTACATGTGTTACACAAATGAGTGATGTTGTGAGACCAAGTTAGTCTTTGATCCAAATACACACCAAGAAACTTGAACACTGGCACCATTTCCAATTCGCTGTGTAATAGAGATAGACTGATATCGTTAGGAATTTAACGTCTTATCATTATCATGTTGCCATTGattttgatttggaaatcttAAACCTCCATTTTGAACACTATGTACGGATCATATTTAAGCAGTTTTGGTATAGATTCTAAGATAAACTGAAAATTACCAAACCGTCTCCAAAACGACCTGTCATCAGCAAACTATGCTGCATTTATGTTTACAGACAATTCCTCGAAAATGTCATTGATCATGATATTGAATAAAAAACTAGACGTATTACGCTTCCTTGTGGGGTACCGTTTTCAGTCATATGCACGCCTGAGAGTTCTTGACTTATGCGACAGAAACATGTTGCCTCTAATTCCAGGTTTCCACAATTTTAAAAGCAAACCATTTCTCTAAGACATGTCATAAGCCTTTTCTATATCAAGGTTCAACCAGGTAGAAACAGACTATACTAACGTCCCTTTGTGTGTCGTTTGCTCGACCAGCTTTCCACTGGTAGTGTTCTAATCATGGTAAACTTGTATTTCATTCACTTTTCTAAGAGACACATATTACAGCTCATGGTATTGTGCATGATAAAAAGTATGATATGCTATTGTCTGTTTACACGATTAATATTCAAAGTCAGAGATGACAATTACTTCAGCTGAAACACCCCCAAGTGTTTCTACTAGTTCATGCTTTTGTCCATTTTGGCTGGATCGTAGGGGCTGTATTCAGGGGGGCTGTCCGAAGCTCCTGCAGGTGGAGGGTAGACGTAGGAGCTACTATGAATTTGTCCACTTGCGCCTGAAAACAAATACCGATCTATATTATGTTTTTCTTAACACAGTTTTAAATATAAATACAGagagagatggagagagagagagttacaTCACTGTGAAgagcaagagagagaaagagttaCATCGCTGTGAAgaacaagagagagagagttacaTCACTGAAGaacaagagagagaaagagttaCATCGCTGTGAAGAACAAGAGAGAGATGGAGAGAGTTACATCactgtggagagagagagagagagagagagagagagagagagagagagagagagagagagagagagagagagagagagagagagagagagaaattcaTTAACGCAAAAGTCATACATTTCTGaccgggatcgggtagtcacaCTCTCTTTGTAGACACACGCGATCGTATTATAACTGGGTagctgctcatgttgttgatgactagattgtctggtccagactctgttatttacacATCACTGCCATGgatctggaacattgctgagagcgtcgtaaaactaaactcgctggCTCGTgctctatctctcacgataaATATGATGTAACAGGTTAATGGGGATTTATTAAAGGATTTGGATCATTGACACAAATGAAAATCATCTGAATGTGCTCATTTTCAAGAATATTTGGTCAAAAGTATACatttcagacccgtgaaggtcccggggtagaataggccttcaggaatccatgcctgccataaaaggcgactaacgggatcgggtggtcgggctccttgacttggttgacacgtcatcggttcccaattgtgcatatcgatgctcatgttgttgatcattggattgtctggtccagactcgattatttacataccgccgccatatagctgcaatattgcttagtacggcataaaactaaactcattcactgtacaTTTCATCCTTCAGTTATGAATGTGGTTATTACTCGGTGTATAGTttcatcggcagtatttcagctttaTCGGCTAATTAAAAATTCCATATTAAAGTTAACTTAATCAGTATAAATATCTAGTGTCAACAACGGTTAGTAAAATATCTATACACCGGAAGGTCTCGACACGCTCACACTTACTCGTGGCTGTGATATGAGAGTGTACCGCTAGACTCGGGGCAGTTGGAGCGGAATGGATTACACGACCAGGTCTGGCATGTTTCTTCAGCATGCATACAACGACAACAGCGACCCCAATGGTGACGGCCAAGCCAAATGTCAAGCCCACACCCAAATACACGAAGCTGAAAATGTAAGTGAAACAATACAGATCAGGCGTGAAGACAGCTTTTACGGGAGTTGAGTTTGTATATGAGGTCATACACAAagacacacgtacacacacacacacacacacacacacacacacacatacacatacatgtgacaCATATAGTGATTATGGCAATATGCGTATTAAACTTAAAGCAGAAACTCATTAACTACATCTAACTTTGGACATACTATAGGCGACGCCGTTTGAACAACCAGATGAATCTAGTAATACTTACTAAGTATTATTTGTACAACACTCCCGGTTGCAGCACCACCCATTTTTACAGTCGTAGTCATGCCAACATCTTCCGCAGGTACCTACAACATGTACTTAGATATGAAAGATCACTGCAAGAGAATTCCCACTCTTCACTTACTGCtcaatgtatgaaataagcccaaATCCCAACCGACAGCAGGCTTGGtaccttcaaaatgttaccagcctaAAGTAGATTccaccagaccagacaatccaaagaaAAAACTCAACTCTGTCAATCCATCCCATTATTCCTATGTTTAGAGTGActgttgttgacaatgacgCCCAAGAAAATCTCAGACATGTTTGTTCGCTGACAAGTTACTAAATAAAATACGAACCCTTTGTGTTCGTTGTCATCCTGAAATACAAAACGACGTCCAACTCGACGCGCAAATTGTACAACGTGTTCCTCaggaatgttgtcacggtagtacaGCCCAACGACACGCCATTTACAATGATCCCACCTAACACCGAGTCACCCCTGAAACGACCGTTCTGTCTAATGTACACGGTGTGGATACGCCCATTCCGTACACGCCTATTTCTGTTGCGCCTGTCCAGGACGTACCAATTAAACTTTGATTCAacctaaaaaaaaaacaactaaaacGATGACTGGTCCAGCTTTAAGTGGAATTCAAAACAGTGTCAAAAGAGCTTTGCGTCTGGTTTTTAGCACTACAATGTATAGCAGCACATTTGCACGTTTCTATGTAAGTTGAAAAATGGAATTGAAAAACTGCAGATTAGTAGACGTGTTCAAACGGTTGATTTCAAGTCCTATTTTTCCTTACATTTGCAGGTTCCAAGAACCGAtcgtttgtttgatgtttaacgcactatcatttatttatttatttatttatttatttatttatttatttatttatttatttatttatttatttatttatttatttatttatttatttatttattatatctACTACATCTGTGAATGCCAGCCGGCGCCTAAGATTTAGTTatattcaaaaaaaaaaaaaaaaaaaaaaaccaccaaaaaaacccacaaaacattaaaaaaccCACAGGCAAACACTTCCTGAATAAAAGAGTCCGAATCGCCCATTCAAGTCCTATTTCAGTGCCATCTGGGATTCGAGTCAACACTTTCAAAGTCAGCCGTGTAACTCATTCAGGCATCGCGGCTTCCACTTGGCTCTAGagacgtgggttcgaatcccagatgggattCTGTTCGGCTCAagtatatgtactgtactgagaaagtgtaatcccaaaataTAACGGTTACATAATATGTTACAAATATAAGATAGAATGTCGATATTAAGGAGGTTGCATACCAAATTTAATATCAAGCTGCTAAATTTGGtatcattttgtagaaaaatatctCCCGAATCTAGTTAGATCGTGAAATAGCAAGTCACGACGGTATTTGCTTGACAAGTGACAAACTCTTGTGGCACCGTCTGTAAAAAGTAATATGCCAATAAAAGTTCCTTTAAATGTAAATTGTTTACTTATTCAGTATGTGATTTTTTCACAAAGATATTTCAGTACTGATAtgaaaaaaagaaggaaaatcaattttcacTGCAGTATGTATTTGACACTTTAATTAACTTCTAAGaagcttttgaaaaatattgatttatcaaTGGAAAAAAGGATGTTTACAACAAgaagattttttttataaaatgaaTTTTTGTAAGAAAATTCACACTAGATTGATactaaaatataaaaacaaaatatgttaccAGAGGGTATCGACATTATCTCCAAAGAAAACAGCAATGCCATTAAATTTGATAAGGAGAGATGACTTTTGAAGGGTTTACCTGAAGATAAATTCTGGTGTGTCTAACATATCATGAAGTATGATTATAAGCCAGATAATTGGAAATAACTACCTAACATAAATGCGGGCCCCTATATCCAGTGCCATGCGGT is a window from the Haliotis asinina isolate JCU_RB_2024 chromosome 9, JCU_Hal_asi_v2, whole genome shotgun sequence genome containing:
- the LOC137295822 gene encoding uncharacterized protein; translation: MVSMKTLLCALVLSASFGYGTCGRCWHDYDCKNGWCCNRECCTNNTYFVYLGVGLTFGLAVTIGVAVVVVCMLKKHARPGRVIHSAPTAPSLAVHSHITATSASGQIHSSSYVYPPPAGASDSPPEYSPYDPAKMDKSMN